In Thermofilum pendens Hrk 5, the sequence GCTGGGCAGGGAGCTTGCGAGGATAGGCGTCCACTTCCTGAAGACCTCCACAGGCTTCGGCCCACGGGGAGCAACACCGGAGGACATCCTGGTCATGAGGAGGGCTGTCGAGGGTACGCGTACAAAGCTAAAGGCCGCTGGGGGCATAAGGACCGGGCTTCAGGCGCTCTTCTTCTACCTACTCGGCGTCGAAAGGATAGGTACGAGTAGTAGCCTCCAGATAGTTAACGATCTCCGAGCCTTAAAGGAATTGTTGCACTGATTTTCGTTTATTGTCGTAGACGATTTGATCAAAAAACGTTTTATACCAGAAGCGCTAAGAAGAGGGCACGAGGCGAGATGCCCGGAATAGCGTCCATACTAGGCTACGGTGCGTACATCCCTGTCTACAGGATCGAGAGCGGGGAGATATCGAGGGTGCACACTAAGGGCGGAGAGAAGGCTCCCGTGAAGCAGAAGAGCGTGCCCGGGCCCGACGAGGACTCGCTAACGATGGCCTACGAGGCGTCTAAGAACGCCTTGAAACGAGCTAGACTAGACCCCCGGGAGGTTCAGGCTTTGTACATCGGGTCGGAGAGCCCGCCCTACGCCGTCAAGCCGTCCGCGACTGTTGTGGCGGAGGCTCTTGGGCTGTCGAGGAAGCTCTACGGGATAGACATGGAGTTCGCGTGCAAGGCGGGGACTACCGCGCTTATAAGCGTGGCAGGGTTAGTCAAGTCGGGTATAATCACGTACGGGTTGGCGGTGGGCACGGACACGGCGCAGGGAAGACCCGGCGATGAGCTCGAGTACACCGCGGGTGCCGGGGCGGCGGCGTTCGTCGTGTCTCCTGTGCGCAGCGACGCGGTGGCAACGATCGAGCACGTCTACTCCTACGTTACCGATACGCCCGACTTCTGGCGGAGGGAGGGGGAGAGGTTCCCGATGCACACGTTCCGCTTCACCGGCGAGCCCGCGTACTTCCACCATATAGTCAGCGCGGCGAAGGGGCTCTTCGAGGAGACGGGGCTTAAGCCCTCGGACTTCGCCTACGCTGTTTTCCACCAGCCGAACGTAAAGTTCCCGCAGAGGGTGGGGGCGATGCTGGGCTTCAA encodes:
- a CDS encoding hydroxymethylglutaryl-CoA synthase, encoding MPGIASILGYGAYIPVYRIESGEISRVHTKGGEKAPVKQKSVPGPDEDSLTMAYEASKNALKRARLDPREVQALYIGSESPPYAVKPSATVVAEALGLSRKLYGIDMEFACKAGTTALISVAGLVKSGIITYGLAVGTDTAQGRPGDELEYTAGAGAAAFVVSPVRSDAVATIEHVYSYVTDTPDFWRREGERFPMHTFRFTGEPAYFHHIVSAAKGLFEETGLKPSDFAYAVFHQPNVKFPQRVGAMLGFKPEQLKLGLLSGEIGNTYAAASLIGLTNVLDHAKPGERILVVSFGSGAGSDALSIVVEEGIEDRRGLAPLTMQYVKRAKLVDYAVYLKYKDFIKR